The Lathyrus oleraceus cultivar Zhongwan6 chromosome 5, CAAS_Psat_ZW6_1.0, whole genome shotgun sequence genome includes the window CTAGGTAGGTCGAACAAGAAAATTGAAGATAATGAATTTTATAGCGATGAATTGGACAACTCAGATCCATATGAATCTAGTGATGAAGAAGGGCCCAAGTTTGAAAGGTTTAGGAAAGAGAAGCTCAATAAGGACTACAAATTTAAGTGGGATATGTTATTTAATTCTCTTGTTGACTCTAGAGAGGCAATTTGTGAGTAGTCGTTGTTAAATGATAGGGAAATTACATTGGTAAAAAATGAGAGTTATAGGGTACAGGTAGAATGCAAGGCTAAATGTAGTTTTTTAGTCTTATGATCTAAATTGGGCACCAACATACATATGATATTAAAACATTCGTGGATACCCACACATGTGTTAGGGTTTTTACAAGTGTTTGATACCCACATCTTCACTGGTTCATTACATCCACATCTGGGCAAACTATGATTTGAAAAATTAAGTTAGATTCGAATCAAGAGCAATctatgatttgaatcaaatgaacAAGTGAAGGGGAATAAAAGGAAAACATAAATTTGGAAATTTGTCAATTGATTCAAATCGGGGAAAGAGTGATTCGAATCATGAGCCATATGATTTGAATCATGTACAAAAATTGATTCGGATAAAATGCCACAACTTTGAAAGAAAATTATTGAAAAAGCGAGTGATTCGAATCATGttcaaaatttgatttgaatcaaataaAAGAGAAGTGGACATCAGAAAAATGATTCAAATCAAGtgtaaaaaattatttgaatcaAATGGCCCAGTTTCCCCCCTGTCCAATTTGATCAAAATCACAAAATGTGTGTAAACTCCGTGATTCGAATAAAACATGTAAAATCTCAAATGTTCGTGGTTTTAATGGAACTTTGAGATTTTACTGTGAATCAAACTCAAGTAAAAAACATAAAATGTTTTCATTCCACTTACACATGCAATTGATCAAAAAACACCATGATCAAGATCAAATCTAACCAAAgttttatgcatgctaaaaacGAATCTTTTAAAACTTGATTCCGAGAAGTGAAATCATGAAGGAGActcaaaaaatcaaaattaaatgAAAGATAAAAGTGATAAGACAAGTAACAAAATAACCAGATATATGCTCCCCCCGAATGAAGTAAGGACATGCAGTTACACTATTTGGAGTTCACCAATGGTTTCCAAGAATGCCAGAAACATGCAGACATTCAACATCTTCTTGCAAGTGAGTTGCATTTAATTGTCAAACCTTGGCCATTTAGATGTCGGGTATTAGACTTAATTGGTGAAACTCGACCTACATCATCCAAAAATCATAGATAAATATTGGTTGGTGTATATTATTTTACCAAGTGGGTCGATGTTGTTCCTTTGATCAATGTTGATCGGGAAGCGGTAATTAACTTCGTTCAAAGTCATATAATTTACAGGTTTGGAATTCCTGACACCTTAACCACTAACCAAGGCATTGTTTTCACTGATCGAGTTGGTTAAGGTTGCTTCAGATTCAAGAATCAAACTGTTGACTTGTACTCCCTATTATAGTGCTACAAAAAGCATATGAAAATGGACCAGCAACTTTGAAGATCGTTTCTTTTTTTGGTTCCCAAACCTTAAAAAAAAGTTTTCTAAGTCATGGAAATATTTCGCATAGTTGTTCATATTTAGGTTTACGACAAGTCGTGTGACTATAAAAGCTTAGCAAGTCTGATTATGTGGTTATATGAGTAAACATGTATTGATGATTGATAATAAGATAAAATATTGTGAACATCATCAAAGAGTCAACATAAAAAAAAGTGAAATAACATTTCTAATGATTGATGCAACAAAGATCAAAGACCATAAACATTAACAAGAAACAAACCAGACTGTTAAAGCGCACCTCTCATATGAAGTCTAAGTCTTTTATTTTATTTCGGATCATTTGTAATAGTGTACAACTCTCTCTTTGTTAAAATATATATAGACACtaaaaaaatgtttttcaaaCTTATCTGAAAACCTATTTTACTAAAAACATAATAAATTATTGCTCATAATTAGTCGAATATGAAACATAGTCGCTCTCTATCAATTATAAGGCATGTCTTATTTAGTAATCGATTATGGAATAAACATTATCAATTATCAATCATGGTACGATCTAAAGCCAAAACTTTTTTAAGTTGCATGTTTATATTTGATTATAGCTTTACCATAGGCCATATAAACCTTTTTGAAActttctttttttaaaataatttttcCTACTAAAAAAATAGGTCTTGTAGTAAtttgaaaacaaaacaaaaagtcTTCCAAAGAAACACTTCATATACTTTAGTACTTGTTATTCTGATATGTAATTGTAAAATCAGGAGAGTATTGTTCTCTTAAACATATAAATATAATGTTTGTAAGTTGAACTATTGATAAGAGCtcaattaataataaaaaatctcaaaatattaTCCTTGAGACGGCACAAACCAGAATAAATAGTTTATCCTTTTCTTATCCATTATCTTTAGAGTAATTATTTattcttcttcttattattattaatttaaaaacACTGTTTAACATATGTATTTGTCTTAAAATGTTGTCTCAAACATATCTCAATAGAAAAATATGACTAAGactttcatttgaaactttttaTTCAGAACCGAGTAAAACCAAAAGAATAACTCAGGCCTTAAATCTTAAAAATTGGATATACAAAAGTGAATCATGTTAACAGATTGTGGCACAGATAGAATCAGAAATAGGATGGCCCCAAAAAGAGTTTGTAGAGACTGAGAAAGGAAACATGACGTATGTTGATGCTTCTATCTGACATTCCAAATCAAAGTCAAGATACAAAATCATATCCTTTTATCTTTTCTACTTTTTTTAGTTCTTTTATTACCTTTGATATCATATTTTTGAAGATATATTTGCATTTGTCAGTATCAGCAGCCAAGTGATTCTCGACAACAATACACATAAGACGGCTCTGTCACATATAGATATATATACAGCTATATAGCAGTGAAAAAGTACATATTTTGCTTCCTCATTAGTATCTTTAATCATTAGTTTTTTCCAAATGGCTGCACCTTCaatcattcatattaaaattCTTACCACTATAAATATGTGTCTCTTTCTTCATAACCTGCATGCAAAATTTAAGAACTCTTCAATATTATTATGGCTTCTAAACTCATTCCTACTTCTGTCTTTTTACTTGTTCTTTTCTTCTTGCTTCTTATGAGGGAGAGTTCTGGTTTGTGATCCTTTGATTTTTCTGTTCATCTTTTCTCACTATTTCATGTCACTTGTTAAGATTATACATTCactatatatattatatataataaatatttttttttctatttGTAGGTTTAAATTCTTCATATGCATGCTTTGACGCTAATGGAGGAACTCTTAAACTTAGTCATAACAGGAAGGTTTGTTTCACACTATCTTTGCCTTCTAGAAtaaatatttgtttatttgttaaCTCTATGTGTTTGTGCAGATGCTGTCTAGTTTGGAAGTTAAGAAAGCTATGTTGAAGGTTAATGTTGAAGGACCCTCAACAAGGATGAAGAAAAGTGAAAAGGAAGTGATTGGAGAGTTGAGAAAGGTTCCTACAGGTCCAGATCCACTTCATCATCATAGCATTGGAAATCCTATTAAACCTGAAACTCCTTAAATTTATGAACAAACTCATTTCTATGTTTTGACCTAGATTTAGTATTTAGGTGATATGCAAGTTTAAGACGAGAAATTTGGTTTCTCCAAAGATAAAGTCTAGTGGTTTTGTTTTGTGTAGAAATATGTTGTAGTTGTTAAACTATGTTGTTTCATTATCTTGCTGTATTATGGTTAGTTACAGCTAGTTGAAGGATTGGACAGAAACAACATTGACATGATGTTTTTTAGCTTCTTTTGCCCTAATACTGATAGGATGGAGATGAAGATATTCTTTTCATGTCACTATAATAAATAACTAACATCAACTTTCTATTCTCAAATGGCTTCTCATGATGACATTAGTTAATAGGACTACTTGACACCAATCATCACTAGAGTGAAGCAATTGGatcattttattttaaatagaAAATATTATCTCTAGATTGCGACATTCCAAAAACAAACTTGGCAAAATGTTTATGTACCAATCTTAACAAAGGTAGACATTTTTTAAGGATTTCAATGATgtttgtattttgtatttttgtgTATGCTAGACATTATTACATACCTCTCATTATGAACTGGGTGACGTTTAGCATACACAACAAATTTTGGTTCGTTACAAAGAAAAAACAGATAGAATTTAAATCATGAGAgaaaaagtaataaaataaagaaaatatttatTAACACAACAAATTTATATATTTCAATGTCAATATTTGTTACATCTCTTAACTAAATAAGACTTCAAcatgtttgtttatttttttattgaTAAAATAAATATCAATCATTTTTGTTAACGCATGCAATGTCAATAAGCTATTCTTTACGTAATTATCTCTAGCCTTTCTATCGAGGTTTATTTGCAAGACCGGTTACAAAGTCCTAGACCGATGTATATTAAGTATATAGTGGTTTAGTTGGTAATGTGTTTGAAACACTAGAGCAACAAGTGAAATGCTTGCAAAATAGAAGAAATGCAGTAAAAGTAAGGAAAGACAAAAAGACAAGATACATATATAAATGAATGTAGCAAATGAAAATAACTTCAcaaattaaatgacttgaaaataaaggTGGAAGCAGAAGTATATTTTTGCAGGAGGTTAATTTTTCTCTCTCAAACGCTTGATACTTCAAGTGTATTCCTGTTGCAATATTATAAAATACCACCCCTTTGAAATGATAATTACATCTACTTAAATAGTAATAAGAAATAACTCTTAGGAGGTTATGATCCATTCCCGATGTGCCACGTGTTGGAGTCTGTCACCCACGTTGCTGGTAACTTCCCACTTTCTGCTTTCCACGATCAGTTCCCATTATGGTAAGCTTACCTTCGACTTCGACAGACTCACCTCCTTCGTGGACCCAACTCTTTTGGTTTCCCCCTTCGTCGATCCTACTTTCGACCTCCTATTGGTCGATCTGGCTTCATGTTATCCAGGTCGAAATTTtccagctaacaaattgccccctAAAAGGCCAGCTTTGAATGAGGCGATTCGACCGAGAAACTTGacttttgacttttcaaatttCGGTTGGCCATCTAATCGTGAATGATGTTTTTGTGCAATGATGATTTTCTTGTGCCGCGATTTCCCAAAAAAAATTGTCATCATTATGAGCTACTTCCTAGGTCGTGGGATCTCAACATCCTTTGCAACTCCTATTTACATGACAAGATCCAATTAcgcttggaggatcatcaaaagtttgaagacattataggtcatttgtggacttagttaaatttgacctattttcaagggacttttttttttaattttcaagattcataacttcttcaatttttcaaattttgaggttgattctttctgcacaatgtcatttgtgatgtcctctacaagtttgcttcaaggatcaaagtcaaaatatgcttggaatggaatgaaatttattgagacattacaggtcatttccagCCATTGGACATTTGCATTTTTCTAAGTTACATAACCAActtttcatgccaacttcaacatgtcataactttgtgctcaagcatccaaatgcaacatTTTTTTGCACATTACAACCTATGTTATCATGTCAAtacattgcaaaaagaatgggatcaaaaagcctcatGGGTGAGATGCCTCATTGAGTTGAACATAGTGACTTGGAattgaagaaatcaccattgcccaaatttgaacttcactaataTCAATTCCAAGTcaaattagcatgtgttttggacctaaacatgtttaaccaagtctctAGAAATTAATTGACCTTTGAAACACatcatttggttgagttttgatgagttacaagtcacacttttctcacattcagatcaaattcattttgcgagaattcaacatcatttcacagtatttggatccaaacacatttcctataaatagatgaagctactgcattcattggcaagcttttgagagccaagaaactcttgctgcaacttgaaattttccagaaaaactcaactatcgtgttttgaattccagcttatttcaatccaatttcttgatttCATTTGCATCTTCGGCATCTTATGAAGCTTTTGCTACAATTCTCATGCTCTGAGACCTTCTGAGGTGAGATCAAGCTTCACCAACTTCTAatcaccatttggacaagatAGTTCTAAGCaccatttgaactcaaacaagttaccacaatgtaaTCCTTTACTCTCTGATGCGTTCCCCTAACTTATCTagtgttgattgatcatgttcatcatttaattttattttttgtggcttgcttgcttctgaaacttctctgaaattctcTGTGCTCgatttagataaatgaatttggagcataaggttgaattcgggatgagaagaggatcacaatgatggtggtctcgtgttctgaatttaccaaatgatgaaacttCGGTGAGAGAccaccagagaagatgactgAAGTGGTCCAGGTCATTTGAGTTTGGCCAGACACGTTGGACAAATGAAATTTTTCATGAGTTCATTTTAAACTGGATATGTGTTATTTATTTTGCATTCCATCGTGCACCCTACCTTGAAGAGTGTTGGATCTtccatgtcaattaatgaggcgtgatccaatGCTCCAtgtttttctgatttttaattctttttattttattatttttaattgctttttcttttaaaattcatagtaatttcatttttcataaaaaaaatcccaaaataatttctaaaattctcttttattttttttcatctgatttttatttttccatattttatttcactaattttctatttttcatgaattttctcttttgtcctttgttttaattagtttaaaaatacttttctgctttttaaattctgaaaaaattattacatgcttcttattttattttcaaccttccacaatttccttggccatttatttggtggTTTGAAGGACTTTattattcttttcattttatttctattttaaaattcatttaaaaatacttttagtgcatttttattttatttaattgcattttatatttgtgtgaccttgGTGAACTTCTGTTGgtcttggatcatgatggtttggatCATGAGTCTCAACAAACTCAATGGACCTTAGCCGTTGATGGGGTGAAAAGCCTAATCCAccaaatggatgattgattttgatgacGACTTAATTAAACCTTTGGTCCAATTTAGGTGTGGATTCTCTTGTCCCCTTTTGCTTTATCTCTTTCttttttccctttgatcaattggataACTTGTGTCCATCTTATTCATGATGTGTGTATTGTTGtttgatgaactttcatcatttcaaatctacctcttaaTTGATCATGAACCATTTgaggtactttggattgatgtataagtttgtcctaagtgtcatgaagtatggattgaagtaatgaaccatcctcctagcctttgtgcttgatcatttaatttttaatttttctgtggcatgactttaggagaatggtttacatatcatttctctagcatgtattaacactaacGTTATTATTGaccgatctcagatagttgtgatttctacataaatccaattacgattgcttaaaatAGCGTTAAATTTATCCCGAAAGGAaagacatttttataagtgagattgtaagaCTCCTACATCTCATGACATTGTGTGAAAATATTACTCCCTTttcatttatgagagctagtggcatacttgttgattttatccaagttggagccatTTTCATAATGATGTATGGGTTCATGttttcatgcttgtgggtgaatagttgattgttctccaaagaatgaccaagtcatcttttgtttttgattactaacatcatttactaacattttattgtattaacttttacttcaatgtcatttactttatattttttattttaggccatttactttatactttatgtttaaCATCTTATATCATATTCTTTGTGATTATATTACTTGTTCTTTGTCAATTTGGACTTCTCTTTCATTCCTTGTAAAAaaacattaataaagaaaaaccCCTAAAAAATTGATTCTCTTGGGTTatggacttgaggttactatccttagcattgttATAGAGTTATGGACTTATAACTAGGACTTTGACCTTTGATTTGGGAGgttgtgatttgagaccttgggattcatctgatgcctttgactttggacttctctgtgaagatttggtttggttattttggtttcatctgatactTAGATTATTATTTGCTTATCTGGCTTGCTTGAGGTTTAATCCAAATGTGGGaattcttgtttgacttatgtcataaagtttgctatctcttggttagatctttcctccatagcttttactttatgctctaggatagtctcttcttctcctctctttctttaattttcaaaatctcctcTCTCTTTTTTAAAACATTCTTATTTTCTAACTTGCACCATTTTCTTAACAAACCTTGACTTTtttttgtcaagtgattttcaaaaccttttctaataaatgctaatccatcttaagcatatcCTAACCAATTTCAGaagacttaaaaaatgcataactcattcgaatgattttgtgccctttgtccacttttccttttaaaatatttctcaaagtttagacatgagtcatttcatagttgagatataactctcctatccccatagtgttaatgataattattttccatctgtgagagctagtggcatacttgttgatccttatccaagttggagcccttctcatgatgatgcaaagttctcatacttgtgggtgactagttgagtattctccttaaaatgacaaattgtctttccattaaaaatgaatcaaaacaaacatctttgttatttttaccacgaactacgaggttttgatcctccattgcactttgttaGTATGTAGGCGTGAGACTTCAAaggtcttggcaaacacaaaacttttaaaaaacatttcttttcccatctctccaatcttttgtaAACAATAccctttttcaaactaaaatgtacatattttcaaagaggttcccatggagtaccatggatgtttaaggtgctaataccttccctttgcataactaacccccagacccttatctcttttttattagttttgttttaaaacttttcggattttgtttgtactttttccctttttctttggaaacaataaaaatgcggtgtcgactcttgctttatgagttagttaatcaataacttaatctcaaaaatTTTACCACTACACATGGTCACactctttcatgatatgattcatagAGAGATCGAGGTTTACATTGACGATATGATCTCCAAATCCCAAAGCGAGGAGGAACATCTTATCAATATGGAGAAGCTATTTGAACGACTAAGGAAATTCAAGTTGAAGCTTAATTctaacaaatgcacatttggaGTAAGATTTGACAAActgttgggctttatcgttatCCAACATGGTATTGAGGTGGATCCTAAAAACGTGAAGGCCATACAAGTTATGCCTGCATCCAAAACTCAGAAGATGTCTGAGgattcctaggtagattgaactacatcACTAGATTCATATCTCACTTTACGGCTACTTGTGAGCCAATCTTCAAGCTTCTTTAAAAGGATCAAGCTATCATCTGGAACGATAATTTCCAGAATTATTTTGAGAAGATAAAGGATTACTTCCAAGAACCTCTTATCCTGATGCCCTCTGTGCCTGGaagaccattgataatgtaccttactgtagcggtgtattcgttactatatgatctattgattaaatcataagcaatgtatacaatgaatatagagtcgccaccgcacttttatttatcctaaggactggttaaaaagcgaacaaaaacctaagaagttttacacgtagaaaactaatgaaaagatcagagagtctgggtaaggggtaaattacgcaatgggaaggtgttaggcacccaatgcgtcctaggtactcctagggagcccttttcacactttgttgtttgaaaatatttatttgttattGACATAAGTgatgtgcaaacatgattgggatgatgaggaaagaatgtacatgttaattatttttgtgttcgaacggatgaacccgttgcctacgtacc containing:
- the LOC127086676 gene encoding protein CLAVATA 3; amino-acid sequence: MASKLIPTSVFLLVLFFLLLMRESSGLNSSYACFDANGGTLKLSHNRKMLSSLEVKKAMLKVNVEGPSTRMKKSEKEVIGELRKVPTGPDPLHHHSIGNPIKPETP